The genomic window AAGTGATTTACCAAACTTTTATATATCTATTTCTTGTCAAGTTTAGTGATAAAATTGTTATATTTAGTATAAAAATAAATTAATATTAAAATTTATCAAAAGTCTAAATGATATTTTAGCAGTGAATTAAAACTACCTGGAAAGAATTTTTTTGTAAAAAAAACTTGTATAAAAACAGGTGATTTTAGTTATTGTTCCAAATTATTAATTTATGAAATAGATAATATCGGGAAGATATTTGGAGGAGACTAAATGTTAGAAGGAATGAGAAGAAATGCATCATGGATAATAATAATTATCGCAGCGCTTTTTATATTATCAATGGCTATCGGTGGGATTTCCAGTATTTTTACAAAAAATCCATATAAATACGTTGGAATTATCGAAGGTGAGAAGATCACTTTTTCCCAATACCAGGAAATGTTGAAAGCTACTTATGCCAGCCACGCCGAACAAAATCCGGAAGCTGAATTTGATGATCAGCTGACAAACCAATTGAATGAACAAACCTGGAATCAATTGAAGCAGCGCATATTATTCAATAAAGAGATTAAGAAGCGACGAGTTAAAGTTAGTGAAGATGATGTGATAGCAGCTTTGCAGGATCCGCCAGACGATGTAAAAGAAATTGAACAGATGCAGACTGATGGTGAATTTGACCAGGATAAATACACCGATATGCTGCTGGAAAATCAGCAATTTGCTGCCTACATGGAAAATAGAGTTCGTGGAATGCTTCCCTATGAAAAACTTTATGAAGATGTAAAATCTGAAGTTGTTCTTACGGAAGAAGAGCTTCAAAAAGAATATATCAAAGAAAACGACAAAGCAGAAGCAGACATCATCTATTTTGATTCAAGTTTGATTCCAGAAGTAGACATAACAGATGAAGACATGCAAGAGTATTATGATGAGAATAAAGAAGAATACAAAAGAGGACCAGCCAGAAAACTGAAATACGTTCGCATGGATCTTGCAGCCAGTGAAGCCGATAAAAAAGCTGCCAAAGAGAAAATAGATTCTCTTTATGTTGTAGTTTCAGAAGGTGCAGATTTTGCTGAAATAGCTCGCAAATATTCTCAAGATTCTTCCGCTCCCAAAGGGGGAGATCTTGGATATTTTGAAGAAGGAAGAATGGTTCCCGAATTCAGTGCTGCTGCTTTTTCTATGGATATCGGACAGATCAGTGAACCGGTGGAAACTCAATATGGATGGCACATTATCAAAACTACAGGAAAAAAACAAAGTCCGGAAGGCAAACCGAT from Candidatus Cloacimonadota bacterium includes these protein-coding regions:
- a CDS encoding peptidylprolyl isomerase, translating into MLEGMRRNASWIIIIIAALFILSMAIGGISSIFTKNPYKYVGIIEGEKITFSQYQEMLKATYASHAEQNPEAEFDDQLTNQLNEQTWNQLKQRILFNKEIKKRRVKVSEDDVIAALQDPPDDVKEIEQMQTDGEFDQDKYTDMLLENQQFAAYMENRVRGMLPYEKLYEDVKSEVVLTEEELQKEYIKENDKAEADIIYFDSSLIPEVDITDEDMQEYYDENKEEYKRGPARKLKYVRMDLAASEADKKAAKEKIDSLYVVVSEGADFAEIARKYSQDSSAPKGGDLGYFEEGRMVPEFSAAAFSMDIGQISEPVETQYGWHIIKTTGKKQSPEGKPMVQASHILIKFEPSFETRANQEILVDDLFENAEKVGLEKAAEELAYEVKETREFYEDAQYIPGLGKDEGQVEFAFKHKEGTLLDPFNIGEDSYVLAEISYVVGDHYMPFEDVESSIKRKVEQEKKVEKLYEMAEKFIAENDVANYIKAAKSQDIKVVEAKDIIAEKAIPSIRKDDILNETILEHEAGETTDLIKGEFGAYIAIVKSRTKPDMEKFEAEKEELYETKLEEKKEEYLNQWYRELLENAEITDNRSLFFD